A window of the Cheilinus undulatus linkage group 21, ASM1832078v1, whole genome shotgun sequence genome harbors these coding sequences:
- the mpv17l gene encoding mpv17-like protein — protein MRRAVLKEAAKRFPWLANVTLYGCLFAGGDLVHQLMAQKERMDWRHTRNVAIVAISFHGNFNYFWLRALERRFPGKSAGMVFRKLLLDQSFASPLATSVFYTGMSFLEGKEDVLEDWREKFFNTWKTGLMYWPFMQFLNFVLMPLYMRTAFMGCCAFLWATFLCFSRQDGDGTAGVALAFVMDPRKTLEEMRAARLARKRQRQSLKEK, from the exons ATGAGGAGAGCTGTGCTGAAGGAAGCAGCCAAACGCTTCCCCTGGTTGGCCAACGTGACTCTGTACGGCTGCCTGTTCGCCGGCGGTGACCTTGTGCATCAGCTCATGGCTCAGAAGGAGCGCATGGACTGGAGGCACACTCGTAACGTCGCCATTGTGGCAATCAGTTTCCATGGCAACTTTAATTACTTCTGGCTGAGGGCTCTGGAGAGGCGTTTCCCCGGGAAGTCTGCAGGGATGGTTTTTAGAAAACTTCTGCTGGACCAGAGCTTCGCCTCGCCTTTGGCCACCAGTGTCTTCTACACAG GGATGAGCTTCCTGGAGGGGAAGGAGGACGTGTTAGAGGACTGGAGGGAGAAGTTCTTCAACACCTGGAAG acTGGACTCATGTACTGGCCGTTCATGCAG TTTCTGAACTTTGTCCTGATGCCGCTCTACATGCGGACGGCCTTCATGGGCTGCTGCGCCTTCCTCTGGGCCACCTTCCTCTGCTTCTCTCGGCAGGATGGCGACGGCACTGCCGGCGTGGCTCTGGCCTTCGTCATGGACCCTCGTAAGACCCTGGAGGAGATGCGTGCCGCCCGCTTAGCCCGTAAAAGGCAGAGGCAGAGCCTAAAGGAAAAATAG